The following coding sequences lie in one Arachis hypogaea cultivar Tifrunner chromosome 4, arahy.Tifrunner.gnm2.J5K5, whole genome shotgun sequence genomic window:
- the LOC112794574 gene encoding protein FAR1-RELATED SEQUENCE 5-like — MWHTDVASRDVNKVDEITDVMVTRNDELDLRHELPNHSELSEEEIPVIGMRFDSLHLAQEFYASYAKKLGFVTKVRNTNFDKMRKDAKIPINQSLHCTREGYRESRVKAATRSNRITATRCKVRMYVMLDREKECWVLSRVELRHSHPCSAEKAVHYHEYRELSMHAKCVITDNDEAGIRPNKTYLALANKVCGSSNLGFSEKDKINPNFFYAIDVDNANKFKSALWVDGRCRASYEYYGDVVSFDTTYRRNRHGLLFASFVGINHHGKSTLLGCALLGSEKIPSFEWVFT; from the exons ATGTGGCACACTGACGTTGCTAGTAGAGATGTTAATAAG GTTGACGAAATCACCGACGTCATGGTGACGAGAAATGATGAGTTGGATTTAAGACACGAG TTGCCGAATCATAGTGAGCTCAGTGAAGAGGAAATCCCAGTCATAGGAATGAGATTTGATTCGCTGCATTTGGCACAGGAGTTTTATGCAAGTTATGCAAAGAAATTGGGGTTTGTAACTAAAGTCAGGAACACGAACTTCGACAAGATGCGAAAGGACGCAAAGATACCTATTAATCAATCTCTTCACTGCACTCGAGAGGGTTATCGAGAATCTCGTGTTAAAGCAGCAACTAGGTCAAACAGAATAACAGCCACGAGATGCAAAGTAAGAATGTATGTCATGCTGGACAGGGAGAAGGAATGTTGGGTTTTGTCCAGGGTAGAATTGAGGCATTCTCACCCCTGTTCGGCTGAGAAAGCTGTCCACTATCATGAGTACCGGGAGCTGAGCATGCATGCCAAGTGCGTCATTACGGATAACGACGAGGCTGGCATAAGACCCAACAAGACATATCTAGCACTGGCAAACAAAGTTTGTGGGTCTTCAAACCTGGGTTTCTCAGAAAAGGAT AAAATCAATCCCAACTTCTTTTATGCCATAGATGTTGACAATGCTAATAAATTTAAGAGCGCACTCTGGGTAGATGGAAGGTGCAGGGCTTCGTATGAATATTACGGAGATGTGGTGTCATTCGACACCACGTACAGGAGAAACAG GCATGGTCTACTGTTTGCATCATTTGTCGGTATAAACCACCATGGGAAGTCTACTCTTCTTGGCTGTGCTTTACTTGGCAGTGAGAAGATCCCTAGTTTCGAGTGGGTGTTCACGTAG